Sequence from the Amycolatopsis sp. NBC_00345 genome:
CCAACGTGGACATCGCGAAGGAGCTGGTGATCGCCGAGCAGACCGCCAAGACCCACGTCAGCCGGGTGCTGGGCAAGCTCGGCCTCCGGGACCGCGCGCAGGCGGTCGTGCTGGCCTACGAGGCGAAGCTGGTGGTACCGGGCGAGTGATACCCGGGTAGCACGAACCGCCGGAGACAGTACCGGGGAGGCAGCGGAAGATGGCTCTCCGGCCCGACGACCGGACGGCCGTAACTGCCTAGTTTTTCCCTTGTGGACAAAGGGAAAAAGGTTTCGCTCGTGCTGCTCGCGGTGGTCACCGGGTTGGCCGGGATCGCCGTCCACCACTGGCTGAACGGGATACCGCTCGGCGTGGACAGCGCGGTGTACCGCGCCGGCGCGCTGGCGGTCCTGCGTGGACAGCCGCTCTACGACCCGTTGCTCGCCCTGGACCCGAAGTCCGCGCTCGAACTCCCCTTCACCTACCCGCCGAGCGCCGCGTTGCTGTTCCTGCCCCTGGCCGCGCTCCCGCCGCAGCTGGTGTGGCTGCTGCTCGGGGTGGGCTCGGTGCTCGCCCTGTGGTCGGTGCTGCGCCGGTTCTCCGGGACCACCCCGTTGCTGCTGCTCTGCCTGCTGCCCGTCCTGCAACCCGTGTGGCGCTTGATTTCGCTGGGCCAGGTCAACGCGCTGCTGATGGTCATGGTGGTGGCCGACGCGCTGCCGGTGCGGAGCCGCCGGTACGGCGGGGTGCTGATCGGGCTGGCCGCGGCGGTGAAACTGACCCCGCTGATCTTCATCCCGTACCTCTTCCTGACCGGCCGCCGCGCCGACGGCTGGCGGGCGCTCGCGACTTTCCTCGGTGCGAGCGCGGTCGGGGCGCTGGTCCTGCCCGGCGACTCCGTGCGGTACTGGACCTCGGCCGTGCTGGACAACCGCAACGCCGGATCCGCCACCTGGGCGGACAACCAGTCCCTGCGCGGGGTGCTCGCGCGGTTCGACCTGACCTCGATCGGCTGGTACGCCGCGCTGGCCGCGCTGTGCCTGCTGCTCGGCGCGTTGCTGGTGCGCGAATTCCACCGGCGCGGCGACCCGCGGGCCGCGCTGCTCGTGACGGCGGGGTGCGCGCTGCTGGTGAGCCCGATTTCCTGGACGCACCACTGGATCTGGGTGGTGGCGCTGGCCGGGTACCTCGCGGGCCGGTGGGCCGCGCTGGCCGGCGTCGCGGCGGTGTTCACCGGAATCGCGCTGGCCGTGGTCCCCGAAGGAGCTCGCCGGGAGCTGTCCTGGGGCCCGGTCCAGGTGGTCCTCGGCAACGCCTACGTCCTGGCCGCGCTGGCCGCCGGCGCGGTCCTCGCGGCCCGGCTGCTGATCCGGTCGCCGGACCGCGGCCGGGCCAGCCCGGAGCTGCCCGCGTTGAGGCAGTGACCCCGGCCGGATCCGAGCGCGCGGAACCCCAGGACCGGCCGGCCGGGACTGCGGCATTCGGCTGAAAGGACGGCGGGTCAGCATTCGCCCGGTTGCCTCAGAGGGCTACTCTCGGTACGCCTGCCGCCACGCACTCAGGAGGGTCCTGGAATGCCGTCGAATGATGTTGCCGACCCGAACACCCCGGTCGGCGTGGACCCGAACCGGGCCAGCGTCGCGCGCGTCTACAACTACCTGCTGGGCGGCAAGGACAACTACGAGATCGACCGCAAGACCGGCGACGAGATGGCCGCGGCCATGCCGGACGTCGTCGAGGTGGCCCGCGAGAACCGGATGTTCCTCATCCGCGCGGTGCGGTTCCTGGCCAACCAGACCGGCGTCACCCAGTTCCTCGACTGCGGCTCCGGCCTGCCGACCGCGGAGAACGTGCACCAGGTCGCGCAGCGGATCAACCCGCTGACCAGGGTGATCTACGTCGACAACGACCCCGTGGTCACCGCGCACGGCCGCGCCCTGCTGGAAGAGAACGAGTTCACCCGCTATGTCGAGGGCGACGTCTTCAGCCCGCGCACCATCCTCGACAACGAGACCACGCGCCGCCACCTGGACTGGAACCGGCCCATCGCGCTGTCGTTCGTGGCGACGCTGCACCACCACAAGGGCGAGCGGCACGCGCCGGCCGAGGTCATGCGCGAGTACATCGACGCGCTGCCGTCCGGCTCCTACGTGGTCATCTCGCACCTGCTCGACCCGGAAGAGCCCGCGGACAGCGACGCCGCCCACCAGCTCTCGGACGCCGTCGCCCGCGGCTCGCTCGGCGGCGCGACCTGGCGCACCCAGGCCGAGATCGAGGAGCTGTTCGGCGAGCTGGAGCTGGTGCCGCCGGGCATCGTGCCGCTGTACCAGTGGTGGCCGGACGGCCCGCAGCTCAAGCCCATCGGCGTCGCGCACCGCATCATCGCCGGTGGTATCGCCCGCAAGCCCTGATCCTTCCCACAGCCTGTTCCACTGTGGACAGACGGCCGGGGTTCAGACGAGCCGGCAGGGGATGTCGGTGTTGTCGCCGAGGTGGTACGACGCGCAGACCCGGTGGTAGCCGTCCGCGATCACCAGCGCGCCGGTGCCGAGGACCGGGTGGCTTCCGCCGCGGACCAGCAGGACCGGGGACAGGGCCGTGCCGTGCGCGGCCTTGTGCAGGTCCTTGCGCACATGGGCGTCGGTTTCGGGGAGCAGGGCCAAGCCCCGCTGGCCCGCAGGATGTCCTTGGCCTTGCGGTGGACCGGCTCGGCGGCGCGCAGCGCGTCGACCAAGCGCGTGGCCGCGGGCTCGGGGACGAGCAGGCTCAGGTAGTCCTGGGCCGCGGGGAAGTCGTGCTCGTCGGGCTCGTTCTTCCAGTTCTCCGGCATCGCTGCTCATTTCGGCGGGTGTTCGGTGCGGGCCCGGCCGGTCTCAGGTGCGGGCCGGGCGACGGCGGGGCCGGGCCGGTGCCCGCCGCGGGAGCTCGGGGGCGGGCAGGCGCAGCAGGCTCCCGAGCCGTCCTGGTCCGAGGGTACGGAGTGCCGCCGCGGCCTCGGGCTCGTGACGGGCGGCGTTGGCGAGGATCCCGAACAGCAATGTGGTGACGACCAGCGAAGTGCCGCCGTAGGAGACCAGCGGGAGGGTGACGCCGGTGACCGGGAGCAGGCCCACGACGTAGCCGATGTTGATCGCCGCCTGGGTGGTCAGCAGGACGGTGAGGGTGCCGGTGACGATCCGGATCCACGGGTCCCGGTTGCGCAGGGCGATGCGGAGCCCGACCACCGCGACCGCGGCGAACAGCGCCAGCACGACGGCGCAGCCGACGAACCCCAGCTCCTCCCCGATCAGCGCGAAGATGAAGTCGTTCTGCACGTTCGGCAGGTAGTTCCACTTCGACTGCCCCTGGCCGAGGCCGATGCCGAACAGGCCGCCGTCGGCAAGGGCGTACTGCGCCTGGCGCGCCTGGTAGGCGGCGCCGCTGTAGTCCTGGTCCGGGGAGAGGAACGACAGCACGCGCGCCAGGCGGTACTGCGCGACCAGCGCGAGGACCAGGATGCCGGCGAGGCCGCCGGCCAGCAGGACCGCGAACAGCCGTTTCGGGGCGCCGGCGAACCACAGCAGCGCGAGCACCACCACCGCCAGCGTGATGGTGCCGCTCAGGTTCGGCTGCGCCATCACCAGCGCCACGGTCAGCAGGGCGGCGGGCACGAGCGGGACCAGCAGGTGCCGCCACTGGTGCAGCACGGCGGCCTTCGTGACGAGGATGTGCGCGCCCCACAGGGTGAGCGCCACCTTGGCGATCTCCACCGGCTGCAGGGAAAACGGGCCGAGGACGAACCACCGCTGCGCGCCGTCCGCGCTGGCGCCCAGCGGCGTGAGCACCAGCACGAGGCCCGCGAGGCCGGCCACCATCGCGCTCGAGGCGGCCCGCCGGAGCCGCCGCAGCGGCAGGCGCAGGCCGAGCCAGAAGGTCACCGCGCCGAAGCCGACGAACATCAGCTGCTTCAGGAACTGCGAATAGACCCCGTCACCGGTCGCCGGATTCCCCGAGGACACCGACGAGGCCGACAGCACCATGATCACGCCGAGCAGCACGAGGATCCCGCACAGGGCCAGGATCAAGTGGAACGAAGCCAGCGGCCGCGAAAGCCACGCCGTCAGCGCCGCGGGGATGGCACGGGGCCCGCTTTCGGCGGCCTTCGCGCTTTCCCGGCGGGCCGGGGCCGTTGACGTCCTGGCCGGTGTGTCGAGAACCACGGAACGGCGGTGCTCCCGGCGAATACCGGCCGGACGTGGAATGGGCACGGGCCGACGTTAGACGAATGTTCCTGAGTAGACGCTGAGTGAAGCCCGGGTGTGCCTATCGGCCGGGTAAAAACGCGCATGTCTGCGGAGTGTGTCATGCTGCCCCGCGTTCATCCCATGGGTGAAGTGGCCGGTGTGCGTCGCATCACGCAACCGGAATGGCAGTGAAGCGTCTCTCGAACGTTCTTGCTCCGATAGTCCTTTTTCCGCTTGGTCAAAGGATTATCGGCGCTGCGGTCGGGTGATCCCCGAAAGGTCCGGTGCTACCGTCGGGTGGCCGGTCCCCGGGTGGAATTTATTCAAGGGAAGGTAATCCGTGTCGGTTGAAGAGCGGGAAAGAAGGCTGGATACCGCACCTGCCGTTTTTGTGGCGGAAAGCGGTTCGGCGGTCTATTCCGGTGTCGAACCGGCGCCGCCCCGGACCCTGCTGAGCGTGCTGGGCGAATCAGTTTCCCGGTACCCCGACGCGCCCGCACTGGACGATGGTGAACAACAGTTGTCCTACGCGGGACTGGATCGTGAAGTCCGCCGGCGGGCGGCCGTGCTGCGCGACGCGGGAGTGCGGGCGGGCGACCGGGTCGGGGTGCGGGTCCCGTCCGGCACCGCCGAGCTGTACGTCGGCATCCTCGCGGTGCTGGCCGCCGGAGCGGCGTACGTCCCGGTCGACGCCGACGATCCCGACGAGCGCGCCGAGCTGGTCTGGCGCGAAGCGCGCGTCTACGCGGTGATCGGTGCCGGCGAGAAGGTCGAACTGCGCCCCGGCAACCAGCCCGGTGGCTGCGGCGGCACGCCGAGCCCGGAGGACGACGCGTGGATCATCTTCACCTCCGGGTCCACCGGCCGGCCGAAGGGCGTCGCGGTGACCCACCGGTCGGCGGCCGCGTTCGTCGACGCCGAGGCCCGGCTGTTCCTGCGGTCCGCCCCGATCGGCCCCGGCGACCGGGTGCTCGCCGGGCTGTCCGTCGCGTTCGACGCCTCGTGCGAGGAAATGTGGCTGGCCTGGCGAAACGGGGCCTGCCTGGTCCCGGCGCCACGCTCGCTGGTGCGCACCGGGGCGGACCTCGGCCCGTGGCTGCGGCAGCGCGGCATCACCGTGGTGTCGACCGTGCCGACCCTGGCCGCGATGTGGCCGGTGGACGACCTCGCCGCGGTCCGGCTGGTGATCCTCGGCGGCGAGGCCTGCCCGCCCGAGGTGGTGCGGCGGTTCGACGACGGCGTGCGCGAGGTGTGGAACACCTACGGGCCCACCGAAGCCACCGTCGTCGCCTGCGCCGCCCGGCTGCGCGCCGGTGAGCCGGTCGGCATCGGGCTGCCGCTGGACGGCTGGCGGCTGGCCGTGGTCGACGCGGCCGGGCTGCCCGTGCGCTGGGGCGAGACCGGCGAGCTGGTGATCGGCGGCGCGGGGCTGGGCCGTTACCTCGACGCGGTCAAGGACACCGAGAAGTTCGTGCCCCTGCCCGCGCTCGGCTGGAAGCGCGGCTACCGCAGTGGCGACCTCGTCCGCGCGCTGCCGGACGGGCTGGTGTTCGTCGGCCGCGCCGACGACCAGGTCAAGCTCGGCGGCCGCCGGATCGAACTCGGCGAGATCGAGGCGGCGCTGCTGGAGCTGCCCTCGGTCGCCGCCGCGACCGCGGCTGTCCGGCGGACGGCCGGCGGGATCGACGTCCTGGTCGGCTACCTCGTCCCGGTCGGCGCCGGGTTCGACCAGGCCGAGGCCACCCGCCTGCTGCGCGACCGGCTACCGGCCGCGCTGGTGCCTCGGCTGGCGGTGCTGGCGGACCTGCCCACCCGGTCCTCGGGCAAGGTGGACCGGGACGCGCTGCCGTGGCCGTTGCCCCGGGCGCGCGAGGCGGCCGTCCCCACGGACCTCGACCGCGACACCGTCCGGCTGCTCGCCGTCTGGAGCGAACTGCTCGGCGTCGAAGCCGGCCCGGACGACGACTTCTTCGACCTCGGCGGGACCAGCCTCGCCGCCGCGCGGCTCGTTTCCGTGCTGCGTGAGCACCATCCCGGGATCTCGGTGGCCGACGTCTACCGCCATCCCACCCCGGCCCGGCTGTCCGCCGTGCTGGGGGCCGGGCCTGCCACCGAGGCCGAGCCGGCCCGCACGTTCGACCGGACGCCGCGGTACTCCGGCTGGGTCCAGTGCGCGATCCAGCTCGTCCTGCTCGGGTTCGGCGGCGTGCGGTGGCTGCTGATGATCGCCCTGATCGGCAACCTGCTGCCGCTGGTCGTCGCGGAGTCGTGGCTGCCGACGATGTCGTGGTGGGCGCTGGTACCCGCGTGGCTGGTGCTGTTCAGCCCGGCCGGCCGGATGCTGATCTCCGCGTTCGGCGCGCGGGCGCTGCGGGGCCGGATCCGGCCGGGGGAGTACCGCCGCGGCGGGCGGACCCATCTGCGGCTCTGGGCCGCCGAACGGTTCGCCGCGTCGTTCGGCCCGGCCGCGATCACCGGCACTCCGCTGGCAGCCCGTTACGCGCGGCTGCTCGGCTGCTCCGTCGGTTCGGGCACGGATCTGCACGCGCCGCCGCCGGTGAGCGGGCTGGCCACGTTCGGCGACGGCTGCGCGGTCGAGCCGGAGGCCGACCTGGCCGGGTGGTGGCTCGACGGCGACGTGCTGCACGTCGGGGAAATCCGCATCGGTGACCGGGCCCGCGTCGGCGCGCGCAGCACCCTGCTGCCCGGCGCCGCGCTCGGTGCGGACGCCGAACTGCTGCCCGGCAGCTGCCTCGGCGGCGTCGTGCCGGACGGCGCCACCTGGGGCGGCTCTCCCGCGGCCCCACAGCAGCGCGCGGCCGACCACAGCTGGCCGGCCGCTCCGCCCGCGCGTTCACGGGGATGGGCGGCGCTGTACCTGGCCAGCGGCGCGATGCGGGGACTGCTGCTCGGCGCCGCCGCGGTCCCGCCCGCGGTGCTCGCGATCCTGGTCCTCCCGCCGCAGACGACCCTGGTCACCGCCATGGTGACCATGCTCTGGTGGATGCCGCTGATGGTCCTCGCCGGACTACTCGGCTACGCGCTGCTCGTGCTGGCACTGACCCGGCTCGCCGGCGCCGCGATCAAGCCGGGTGTGCACCCGGTGCACAGCCGCGCCGGCTGGGCCGCCTGGCTCGTGCACGACCTGATGGACATGGCGCGCAAGAGCCTCTTTCCCTTCTACGCCAGCCTGTTCACCC
This genomic interval carries:
- the ftsW gene encoding putative lipid II flippase FtsW is translated as MVLDTPARTSTAPARRESAKAAESGPRAIPAALTAWLSRPLASFHLILALCGILVLLGVIMVLSASSVSSGNPATGDGVYSQFLKQLMFVGFGAVTFWLGLRLPLRRLRRAASSAMVAGLAGLVLVLTPLGASADGAQRWFVLGPFSLQPVEIAKVALTLWGAHILVTKAAVLHQWRHLLVPLVPAALLTVALVMAQPNLSGTITLAVVVLALLWFAGAPKRLFAVLLAGGLAGILVLALVAQYRLARVLSFLSPDQDYSGAAYQARQAQYALADGGLFGIGLGQGQSKWNYLPNVQNDFIFALIGEELGFVGCAVVLALFAAVAVVGLRIALRNRDPWIRIVTGTLTVLLTTQAAINIGYVVGLLPVTGVTLPLVSYGGTSLVVTTLLFGILANAARHEPEAAAALRTLGPGRLGSLLRLPAPELPRRAPARPRRRPART
- a CDS encoding Pls/PosA family non-ribosomal peptide synthetase produces the protein MSVEERERRLDTAPAVFVAESGSAVYSGVEPAPPRTLLSVLGESVSRYPDAPALDDGEQQLSYAGLDREVRRRAAVLRDAGVRAGDRVGVRVPSGTAELYVGILAVLAAGAAYVPVDADDPDERAELVWREARVYAVIGAGEKVELRPGNQPGGCGGTPSPEDDAWIIFTSGSTGRPKGVAVTHRSAAAFVDAEARLFLRSAPIGPGDRVLAGLSVAFDASCEEMWLAWRNGACLVPAPRSLVRTGADLGPWLRQRGITVVSTVPTLAAMWPVDDLAAVRLVILGGEACPPEVVRRFDDGVREVWNTYGPTEATVVACAARLRAGEPVGIGLPLDGWRLAVVDAAGLPVRWGETGELVIGGAGLGRYLDAVKDTEKFVPLPALGWKRGYRSGDLVRALPDGLVFVGRADDQVKLGGRRIELGEIEAALLELPSVAAATAAVRRTAGGIDVLVGYLVPVGAGFDQAEATRLLRDRLPAALVPRLAVLADLPTRSSGKVDRDALPWPLPRAREAAVPTDLDRDTVRLLAVWSELLGVEAGPDDDFFDLGGTSLAAARLVSVLREHHPGISVADVYRHPTPARLSAVLGAGPATEAEPARTFDRTPRYSGWVQCAIQLVLLGFGGVRWLLMIALIGNLLPLVVAESWLPTMSWWALVPAWLVLFSPAGRMLISAFGARALRGRIRPGEYRRGGRTHLRLWAAERFAASFGPAAITGTPLAARYARLLGCSVGSGTDLHAPPPVSGLATFGDGCAVEPEADLAGWWLDGDVLHVGEIRIGDRARVGARSTLLPGAALGADAELLPGSCLGGVVPDGATWGGSPAAPQQRAADHSWPAAPPARSRGWAALYLASGAMRGLLLGAAAVPPAVLAILVLPPQTTLVTAMVTMLWWMPLMVLAGLLGYALLVLALTRLAGAAIKPGVHPVHSRAGWAAWLVHDLMDMARKSLFPFYASLFTPVWLRCLGARVGRSVEASTVLALPGMLRVADSAFLADDVLAAPYELRGGWLRVGPAEVGARAFVGNSGIVGPGRSVGQGALIGVLSDTPEEVPDGSSWLGRPPMRLRREAEIPDPARTFAPRKALRVARAAVELGRIIPLIVAGLLGTATFVAFDYVYEAAGFWLAAAAGGLVLTVAGLVAGLITTAAKWLLVGRFRAGRHPLWSSFVWRNELFDTFVEMLAVPSLVQPFSGTPVLNWWLRSMGARIGRGVWCESHWLPEPDLVTVGAGVSVNRGCVLQTHLFHDRVMRLEPVTLDRDATLGPRTIVLPGSRVGPAATIGAGSLVMAAESVPGHSRWQGAPIVAKQ
- a CDS encoding SAM-dependent methyltransferase; the encoded protein is MPSNDVADPNTPVGVDPNRASVARVYNYLLGGKDNYEIDRKTGDEMAAAMPDVVEVARENRMFLIRAVRFLANQTGVTQFLDCGSGLPTAENVHQVAQRINPLTRVIYVDNDPVVTAHGRALLEENEFTRYVEGDVFSPRTILDNETTRRHLDWNRPIALSFVATLHHHKGERHAPAEVMREYIDALPSGSYVVISHLLDPEEPADSDAAHQLSDAVARGSLGGATWRTQAEIEELFGELELVPPGIVPLYQWWPDGPQLKPIGVAHRIIAGGIARKP
- a CDS encoding glycosyltransferase 87 family protein, encoding MDKGKKVSLVLLAVVTGLAGIAVHHWLNGIPLGVDSAVYRAGALAVLRGQPLYDPLLALDPKSALELPFTYPPSAALLFLPLAALPPQLVWLLLGVGSVLALWSVLRRFSGTTPLLLLCLLPVLQPVWRLISLGQVNALLMVMVVADALPVRSRRYGGVLIGLAAAVKLTPLIFIPYLFLTGRRADGWRALATFLGASAVGALVLPGDSVRYWTSAVLDNRNAGSATWADNQSLRGVLARFDLTSIGWYAALAALCLLLGALLVREFHRRGDPRAALLVTAGCALLVSPISWTHHWIWVVALAGYLAGRWAALAGVAAVFTGIALAVVPEGARRELSWGPVQVVLGNAYVLAALAAGAVLAARLLIRSPDRGRASPELPALRQ